The Anopheles coluzzii chromosome 2, AcolN3, whole genome shotgun sequence genome window below encodes:
- the LOC120953019 gene encoding hexamerin-1.1, whose translation MRSFLAITVVCLLACTASGYYMTKEVKYADKPFLEKQKAMLEIFQHVHQPELHTHLWDDQKAFDLAAYKEHFTKPQVVEEFLRFYKYGLLPMEEIFSVYNEYHREQAVALFHLFYYAKDWDTFYKTMVWARFHVNEGMFVYAVTVAVLHRADMQGIVLPAPYEIYPYYFFNDVVISKAQRYKMQGFYRMKKADGVYSAFIPSNYTGYYVHSNPEQRVSYFMEDIGLNAYYYYFHADYPTWMGGKEYGLYKDRRGEFYLYQHQQFLARYYLERLSNDLGTIPTFSWYEPIVTGYYPYLRYYNGVPFPARENYHNGYTEKHDVVQEITDYERRLMEAIDYGFIILPDGTFVNITTPTGVEYLGNLIQSNGDSVNKRFYGYLEKVAKFFLGGSFEMFNEFRAVPSVLERYETAMRDPVFYQFFKRVIGFYYRYLDTLPSYKYDEINFPGVKLETVEMDKLVTYFDNFDADITNAVDVEVFDETTMKAGEMKKFGKMAHYQGEDFVLYARMPRLNHLPFSFKLNVVSDKPQKAVVLVFLGPKYDQYGNAYSVNANRENFFQLDHFLVDLVAGENAITRNSQDFSWFVKDRTTYFDLYKQVMQAYNGDYKFPLDMSEAHCGFPARLMLPKGKKGGMPFQFFFMIAPYHAPEVERFTGYDQTLSCGVGSGARYIDALPFGYPFNRKINEATWFTPNMVYYDTMIFHKSETEVNSVVV comes from the coding sequence ATGCGATCGTTCCTAGCGATCACCGTGGTGTGCCTGCTGGCCTGTACCGCCAGCGGCTACTACATGACGAAGGAGGTCAAGTATGCGGACAAGCCGTTCCTGGAGAAGCAGAAGGCCATGCTGGAGATCTTCCAGCACGTGCACCAGCCGGAGCTGCACACGCACCTGTGGGACGACCAGAAGGCGTTCGATCTGGCCGCGTACAAGGAGCACTTCACCAAGCCGCAGGTCGTCGAGGAGTTCCTGCGCTTCTACAAGTACGGCTTGCTGCCGATGGAGGAGATCTTCTCCGTGTACAACGAGTACCATCGGGAGCAGGCGGTCGCCCTGTTCCATCTGTTCTACTACGCCAAGGATTGGGACACGTTCTACAAGACGATGGTGTGGGCCCGCTTCCACGTGAACGAGGGCATGTTTGTGTACGCGGTCACCGTGGCGGTGCTGCATCGGGCCGACATGCAGGGCATCGTGCTGCCGGCACCGTACGAGATCTACCCGTACTACTTCTTCAACGACGTCGTGATCAGCAAGGCGCAGCGCTACAAGATGCAGGGCTTCTATCGCATGAAGAAGGCCGACGGTGTGTACAGTGCGTTCATCCCGAGCAACTACACCGGCTACTACGTGCACAGCAATCCGGAGCAGCGCGTCAGCTACTTCATGGAGGACATTGGCCTGAACgcgtactactactacttccacGCCGACTACCCGACCTGGATGGGCGGCAAGGAGTACGGACTGTACAAGGACCGGCGCGGTGAGTTCTATCTctaccagcaccagcagttCCTGGCCCGCTACTACCTGGAGCGTCTGTCGAACGATCTCGGTACGATTCCGACCTTCTCCTGGTACGAGCCGATCGTCACCGGGTACTACCCGTACCTGCGCTACTACAACGGTGTGCCGTTCCCGGCCCGCGAAAACTACCACAACGGCTACACGGAGAAGCACGACGTGGTGCAGGAGATCACGGACTACGAGCGTCGCCTGATGGAGGCGATCGATTACGGATTCATCATCCTCCCCGACGGTACGTTCGTGAACATTACCACCCCGACCGGGGTGGAGTATCTGGGCAATCTGATCCAATCGAACGGCGACAGCGTGAACAAGCGCTTCTACGGCTACCTGGAGAAGGTGGCCAAGTTCTTCCTCGGCGGCTCGTTCGAGATGTTCAACGAGTTCCGCGCGGTGCCGAGCGTGCTCGAGCGCTACGAGACGGCGATGCGCGATCCGGTGTTCTACCAGTTCTTCAAGCGCGTGATTGGCTTCTACTACCGCTATCTGGACACGCTGCCGAGCTACAAGTACGACGAGATTAACTTCCCCGGCGTGAAGCTGGAGACGGTCGAAATGGACAAGCTGGTCACGTACTTCGACAACTTCGATGCGGACATCACGAACGCCGTCGATGTGGAGGTGTTCGACGAAACCACGATGAAGGCGGGCGAGATGAAGAAGTTCGGCAAGATGGCCCACTACCAGGGCGAAGACTTTGTGCTGTACGCGCGCATGCCCCGCCTCAACCATCTGCCGTTCTCGTTCAAGCTGAACGTCGTGTCGGACAAACCGCAGAaggcggtggtgctggtgttcCTCGGCCCGAAGTACGACCAGTACGGTAACGCTTACAGCGTGAACGCTAACCGCGAGAACTTCTTCCAGCTCGACCACTTCCTGGTCGATCTGGTGGCGGGCGAGAATGCGATCACGCGCAACTCGCAGGACTTCAGCTGGTTCGTCAAGGACCGCACGACCTACTTCGACCTGTACAAGCAGGTGATGCAGGCGTACAACGGTGACTACAAGTTCCCGCTCGACATGTCCGAGGCGCACTGCGGCTTCCCGGCCCGCCTGATGCTGCCGAAGGGCAAGAAGGGCGGCATGCCGTTCCAGTTCTTCTTTATGATTGCCCCGTACCATGCGCCGGAGGTCGAGCGCTTCACCGGCTACGATCAGACGCTTTCCTGCGGCGTTGGTTCCGGTGCGCGCTACATCGATGCGCTGCCGTTCGGCTATCCGTTCAATCGCAAGATCAACGAGGCTACCTGGTTCACGCCGAACATGGTGTACTACGACACGATGATCTTCCACAAGAGCGAAACGGAGGTCAACTCGGTCGTTGTCTAG
- the LOC120952662 gene encoding uncharacterized protein LOC120952662: MIFGDLVCCVHFVVLLQSCIGALVAPTAVADGPVAAPLLQQPPVGTLLPTNRSSRYTEPTLPGELNDYCRTAQDCRQYAHVCDTRKQTCDCAEGYRPDETNRACLGAVGRRCLYDSHCITNAYCKGQMICTCKREYGFLTDDNWSCQASSARASSKINPIQLLPLVLVLTWWSVPGTRALL, encoded by the exons ATGATCTTTGGTGATTTAGTATGCTGCGTGCATTTTGTGGTTCTGTTGCAAAGCTGCATTGGCGCACTGGTGGCACCTACGGCAGTGGCGGATGGGCCGGTGGCAGCGCCACTCCTGCAGCAGCCGCCGGTCGGGACGCTGCTGCCGACAAACCGTAGCAGCCGGTACACGGAACCGACCCTACCCGGAG AGCTGAACGACTACTGCCGAACGGCACAGGACTGCCGACAGTACGCTCATGTGTGTGACACCCGCAAGCAGACGTGCGACTGTGCCGAAGGATACCGGCCGGACGAGACGAATCGGGCCTGTCTCGGGG CCGTTGGACGTCGATGTTTGTACGACAGCCACTGCATCACGAACGCGTACTGCAAGGGACAAATGATCTGTACGTGCAAGCGTGAGTACGGTTTCCTCACCGATGATAACTGGTCATGTCAAG CATCATCTGCGAGGGCATCTTCAAAAATCAACCCAATTCAACTGCTGCCACTCGTGCTCGTGCTGACGTGGTGGAGCGTACCAGGCACCAGGGCACTATTGTGA